AATAGGGTGGCCTATCACAATGGTTTATGGAATGGTTTCCGCAATGGCATTTATCGTTACCTGAATGATACCAGCACCATCATTATTCTTGAACATACCGATTGTAAAGCAAGAGGGATCATTCAGAGAAAAATCAGGAACATTTTACATTCCCCGCATCACAATGTGACACGGATTTTGGCTGAAAAGGCAATAAATGACGGAGGTGAGCAGGCTGCTGAAGTCTATGCAACCATGAATAAAATGAATCTGGAATTTAGTGTAAGGATTGAAAAACTGATCGAAGTACAGGAGTATTTGCGTGAAATAGACAAACACATTCTGGCCCGTAACGTCAGGACTTTGATAAAAGCCGTCGAAAAAAGCGACGGGGATACCTGATACGGATTAACTTTGCCTTTCCAGCAGGGTTTGCATGACTGAAAATACCTGTAGAAGCTCGGGACGGAGCTTTTGGACATCTTCCCGGATGTCCTTTTCCACTTGATCCTTATATGTGCGGTAGGTATCGGAAATCTCCTCTTGCCGGGTCTCTTCCAGTTGACTGTAAAATTCCTCCAGCAGTTTTCGAAATTCATCCCGGTCGTGCCATTCGCCCAATATGTCCTCTACTTTTTTGGTATCCCTGAAATCAATCTCATTTTCAAATTGTTCATGGATATTCCCTATCTTCTGACCAATGATGAAACGGATGTGCTTCAGGTATTTTCGTATCTGGTGGAGGTGGTTTTCATAATGCGGTTCAAACATAAAACCGTGGCATTCATCCACCCTGCTTTTTACAAAATCGTGAAGCCTGCTGTTTAGCTTTTTTGCAGGAATGCCATCTATTGCTTTATGCAGTTGATCGGCGGTGTGGTAAAGTTTCCTTAGCTTAAGCCCCGGCATAAAATCATGCCAGGCTTGTCTGGCTTCTTTTTCCTGAGCTTCGATGTATTCAGCCAGTACCGGAAAATTTTCGCCGGTACGTTGCCGGTAATGTTCCAGTAAATCCTTGTGGATATGAAACTCTCTCAGCTTTCCGGCTTTTTTGAAAACCTCTTTTAATTTTCCAAGGTATTTGTAAT
The window above is part of the Bacteroidales bacterium genome. Proteins encoded here:
- a CDS encoding CHAD domain-containing protein, translating into MAKTVDKLFEKYLDKFEKEFLRAINTGDEEAIHDLRVSIKKIRALFLFLKEAGFADIKSDYKYLGKLKEVFKKAGKLREFHIHKDLLEHYRQRTGENFPVLAEYIEAQEKEARQAWHDFMPGLKLRKLYHTADQLHKAIDGIPAKKLNSRLHDFVKSRVDECHGFMFEPHYENHLHQIRKYLKHIRFIIGQKIGNIHEQFENEIDFRDTKKVEDILGEWHDRDEFRKLLEEFYSQLEETRQEEISDTYRTYKDQVEKDIREDVQKLRPELLQVFSVMQTLLERQS